The proteins below come from a single Eubacterium limosum genomic window:
- the lsrF gene encoding 3-hydroxy-5-phosphonooxypentane-2,4-dione thiolase, with protein sequence MADKDGNKHAKNFGFDQPAENKSFHVKGMENVDWGMKTRLSQIFDPKSGNTIMLAFDHGYIMGPTQGLERLDLAIPPLMDYADVLMGTRGALRTCIPPDCKKAIALRCSAGSSVLKDDMSHEVIGVDIEDAIRMNATCMAIQSFIGSEGECESISNIVKTIDAGNRYGIPTLGVVAVGKEMERTTKYFSLATRMLAEFGAQIVKVYYCDNFEEVAAACPVPLVIAGGKKIPEAEALEMAYQAISRGAHGVDMGRNVFQADDPKAMIQAIREVVHNGRTGAEAYECYLDIKAK encoded by the coding sequence ATGGCAGATAAAGACGGCAACAAACACGCAAAAAATTTCGGTTTTGACCAACCGGCAGAAAATAAAAGTTTCCACGTCAAAGGCATGGAAAACGTAGATTGGGGTATGAAAACACGCCTATCCCAGATCTTTGACCCCAAAAGCGGCAACACCATCATGCTCGCTTTTGACCACGGCTATATTATGGGACCAACTCAGGGCCTCGAACGCCTTGACCTGGCTATCCCACCACTCATGGACTACGCAGATGTCCTCATGGGCACCCGGGGTGCACTGCGTACCTGTATTCCGCCAGACTGCAAAAAAGCCATTGCGCTGCGCTGCTCTGCTGGAAGCTCTGTCCTTAAAGATGATATGAGCCATGAAGTCATCGGTGTCGATATTGAGGACGCCATCCGCATGAACGCCACCTGTATGGCCATCCAGTCCTTCATCGGCTCAGAGGGCGAATGTGAAAGTATCAGTAACATCGTAAAAACCATTGACGCAGGCAACCGCTACGGCATTCCCACCCTCGGCGTTGTCGCCGTTGGTAAGGAAATGGAGCGCACTACCAAGTATTTCTCCCTGGCAACCCGCATGCTGGCAGAATTCGGCGCACAGATCGTCAAGGTCTACTACTGCGATAACTTTGAAGAAGTTGCAGCTGCCTGCCCAGTTCCCCTCGTCATTGCCGGCGGTAAGAAAATTCCGGAGGCCGAAGCCCTCGAAATGGCTTATCAGGCTATCAGCCGCGGCGCCCACGGCGTTGATATGGGGCGTAACGTCTTCCAGGCAGACGATCCTAAAGCCATGATCCAGGCCATCCGCGAGGTCGTTCACAACGGACGCACTGGCGCAGAAGCCTATGAATGCTATCTGGATATCAAAGCAAAATAA
- a CDS encoding IS3 family transposase: MYYNHESEYKSFEAFSVAVKEYRYYYNNKRIQAKTKWMPPVIYRQASTQ, translated from the coding sequence ATGTACTATAACCATGAATCGGAATATAAATCTTTTGAAGCGTTCTCAGTAGCAGTTAAAGAATATAGATACTACTATAATAACAAAAGAATTCAGGCTAAAACAAAATGGATGCCGCCTGTGATTTACAGACAAGCATCCACACAATAA
- a CDS encoding helix-turn-helix domain-containing protein, producing the protein MVEPCGSQALKHSDQSKEWTPEEKLKLVSLVLAGKSISIVAVSAGISNGLLCQWVQKYKTMGYNGLVNKKRGGSPVENVL; encoded by the coding sequence ATTGTAGAACCGTGTGGTTCGCAGGCGTTAAAACATTCTGATCAATCTAAAGAATGGACACCTGAAGAAAAGTTGAAGTTAGTTTCACTTGTTCTTGCTGGTAAATCTATTTCTATCGTTGCTGTTTCTGCTGGTATTAGCAATGGATTGCTTTGCCAATGGGTTCAAAAATATAAGACAATGGGATATAATGGACTTGTAAATAAAAAACGAGGTGGATCACCCGTGGAAAATGTACTATAA
- a CDS encoding dihydroxyacetone kinase subunit DhaK: MTMKKFLNQPENIVSELLEGLELANPDIIEVTGNNLVVNKKLKDADRVTVVTLGGAGHEPAIEGFVGEGMVDICVIGDIFAAPGYKACIEALKMADKGHGVLFVVLNHAGDMLTGNKTMKEAAKLGLNVKKVVTQEDIANAPRSNADDRRGLVGCVPVYKIAAAAAAEGKSLDEVAAIAQKFADNMATIAVAAKGATHPANGEVISTLGDDEMEVGMGQHGEGGGGRQPMKSADETAVIMADELIADLDLKAGEDVMVFINGSGSSTLMELLIVFRKVYKYLEEKDIHVKASWVGEILTVQETAGFQMFMARVDEEELKYWNAPCKTPYKVV, from the coding sequence ATGACCATGAAAAAATTTTTAAACCAGCCGGAAAACATCGTATCTGAATTACTGGAAGGCCTGGAACTGGCAAACCCAGATATTATCGAAGTGACAGGCAACAACCTGGTTGTTAACAAAAAATTAAAGGATGCAGACCGCGTAACCGTCGTAACCTTAGGCGGCGCTGGCCACGAACCAGCCATCGAAGGCTTTGTCGGCGAAGGCATGGTAGACATCTGCGTTATCGGGGATATTTTCGCAGCGCCTGGCTACAAGGCCTGTATCGAAGCTTTAAAGATGGCCGATAAAGGCCACGGCGTTTTATTCGTTGTTTTAAATCACGCAGGCGATATGCTCACAGGCAACAAAACAATGAAAGAAGCCGCAAAATTAGGCTTAAACGTTAAAAAAGTGGTTACTCAGGAAGATATTGCCAACGCACCGCGCTCCAACGCAGACGACCGCCGCGGCCTGGTTGGCTGTGTACCTGTATACAAAATCGCTGCTGCTGCCGCAGCTGAAGGCAAATCCTTAGACGAAGTAGCTGCCATTGCCCAGAAATTCGCAGACAACATGGCAACCATCGCTGTAGCCGCCAAGGGCGCAACCCATCCGGCAAACGGCGAAGTTATCTCTACCTTAGGCGATGACGAAATGGAAGTTGGCATGGGACAGCACGGTGAAGGCGGCGGTGGACGCCAGCCAATGAAATCAGCCGATGAAACCGCTGTGATCATGGCAGACGAACTAATCGCAGACCTTGATCTTAAAGCCGGCGAAGACGTGATGGTATTCATCAACGGCAGCGGCTCCTCCACATTAATGGAACTTCTCATTGTTTTCCGCAAGGTTTACAAATACCTGGAAGAAAAAGATATCCACGTTAAAGCAAGCTGGGTCGGCGAAATCCTAACTGTACAGGAAACAGCAGGCTTCCAGATGTTTATGGCCCGCGTAGACGAAGAAGAACTGAAATACTGGAATGCTCCATGTAAAACCCCATACAAAGTAGTTTAA